A region from the Lolium perenne isolate Kyuss_39 chromosome 4, Kyuss_2.0, whole genome shotgun sequence genome encodes:
- the LOC127295483 gene encoding pyruvate kinase, cytosolic isozyme, which translates to MAHLTSLSLDGVAMADQPVGGAGPEEIWRRRPKTKIVCTLGPASRSVEMCARLLRAGMCVARFNFSHGSHEYHQETLDNLHKAMEITGILCAVMLDTKGPEIRTGFLKDGKPIKLTQGQEITITTDYTIKGDETMISMSYSKLAVDVKPGSTILCSDGTITLTALSCDTEKGLVHCRCENSALLGERKNVNLPGVIVDLPTLTEKDKVDIMQWGVPNKIDMIALSFVRKGSDLQMVRSVLGEHAKSIILMSKVENQEGVANFDDILANSDAFMVARGDLGMEIPIEKIFFAQKVMIFKCNQQGKPVVTATQMLESMIKSPRPTRAEATDVANAVLDGTDCVMLSGETAAGAYPELAVRTMSNICLMAETYVDHDAVFKLINKAAPIPMSPLESLASSAVRTANISKASLILVLTRGGTTARLVAKYRPAMPILNAVVPELKTGNDFDWTCSDETPARQSLIVRGLIPMLSAATSKASDTEATEEAISFAIDHAKKLGLCKAGDSVVAVHRLSASSLVRILTVE; encoded by the exons ATGGCACACCTAACCTCCCTCTCTCTCGACGGCGTCGCAATGGCGGACCAGCCGGTGGGCGGCGCCGGGCCGGAGGAGATTTGGCGGCGGCGACCCAAGACCAAGATCGTCTGCACCCTCGGCCCGGCCTCGCGCTCCGTCGAGATGTGCGCGCGCCTCCTGCGCGCCGGCATGTGCGTCGCCAGGTTCAACTTCTCACACGGCTCCCACGAGTACCACCAGGAGACCCTCGACAACCTccacaaggccatggaaatcaccgGCATTCTCTGCGCCGTCATGCTCGACACCAAG GGACCGGAGATCCGCACAGGCTTTCTGAAAGACGGCAAGCCCATAAAGCTGACTCAGGGGCAAGAGATTACCATCACCACCGATTATACCATCAAGGGCGATGAGACCATGATTTCTATGAGCTACTCAAAGTTGGCTGTAGATGTGAAGCCTGGGAGTACTATACTATGCTCTGACGGCACCATCACACTCACAGCGCTTTCTTGCGATACTGAGAAGGGTCTTGTTCACTGCCGATGTGAGAACTCTGCTCTCCTAGGTGAGAGGAAGAATGTCAATCTTCCTGGAGTCATTGTGGATCTTCCAACACTTACAGAGAAGGACAAGGTGGATATCATGCAGTGGGGTGTGCCAAACAAGATTGACATGATTGCACTCTCCTTTGTACGCAAAGGATCAGACCTTCAGATGGTTCGGAGTGTGCTTGGGGAACATGCTAAGTCAATCATACTTATGTCCAAG GTTGAGAATCAAGAAGGCGTTGCTAATTTTGACGACATACTTGCAAATTCAGACGCTTTCATGGTTGCCCGAGGTGATTTGGGGATGGAGATCCCGATTGAGAAGATATTCTTCGCTCAGAAGGTGATGATCTTCAAGTGTAATCAGCAAGGAAAGCCTGTTGTCACTGCAACCCAGATGCTGGAGTCGATGATTAAGTCTCCCCGGCCTACACGGGCAGAAGCAACTGATGTCGCCAATGCTGTCCTTGATGGAACTGACTGCGTGATGCTTAGTGGTGAGACAGCAGCGGGGGCATATCCAGAGTTAGCAGTGCGGACAATGTCCAACATCTGCTTGATGGCTGAGACATATGTGGATCATGACGCTGTCTTCAAGTTGATTAACAAAGCAGCCCCAATCCCTATGAGCCCGCTGGAGAGTTTGGCATCATCAGCTGTCCGGACTGCTAATATCTCCAAAGCCTCGCTCATCTTGGTACTCACCAGGGGAGGTACAACTGCAAGGCTCGTCGCCAAGTACAGGCCAGCCATGCCGATACTGAATGCTGTGGTGCCAGAGCTGAAGACGGGCAATGACTTCGACTGGACCTGCAGCGATGAGACTCCTGCAAGGCAGAGCCTCATCGTCAGGGGCCTGATCCCAATGCTGAGTGCCGCCACCTCAAAGGCTTCTGACACCGAGGCCACGGAGGAGGCCATCAGTTTTGCCATAGATCATGCGAAGAAGCTCGGCCTCTGCAAGGCAGGAGATTCAGTCGTTGCGGTGCATCGTCTCAGCGCATCATCTCTCGTCAGGATCTTGACAGTCGAGTAG
- the LOC127295484 gene encoding E3 ubiquitin-protein ligase SIRP1: MEEEPGATCRYYCHMCSLIVRPELGVEVVTCPRCLSGFVEEMADGRRSSNATTESGADDAGARPEHQAVPPWPPILMDLLGISYGPDAGDAAAVGDLTLLARRQYRQLAFLQLLNALREGEADGNTPDSALERLVLVSPTDRGGSNGGAARGPGLTLGELILGPGLDLLLEYLAETDPSRQGTLPAKKEAVAAMPTVKMAAAVTCPVCLDEFEVGGEAREMPCKHRFHDECIVPWLETHSSCPVCRYQLPTDEAAVMEPAGSANGGDQEMVSASGAGSASEGGGDDDGGGSGGRRRWLARPFARLFSRRWNGGSSSSSSR; encoded by the coding sequence ATGGAGGAAGAGCCCGGTGCGACGTGCCGATACTACTGCCACATGTGCTCGCTGATCGTACGGCCAGAGCTGGGCGTCGAGGTCGTGACGTGCCCGCGCTGCCTCTCCGGATTCGTGGAGGAGATGGCCGACGGCCGGCGGAGCAGCAACGCCACCACAGAGTCCGGCGCAGACGACGCGGGCGCGAGGCCGGAGCACCAAGCTGTTCCGCCGTGGCCGCCTATCCTCATGGACCTCCTCGGCATCTCCTACGGGCCCGATGCcggcgacgccgccgccgtcggcgACCTCACGCTCTTGGCGCGAAGACAGTACCGTCAGCTCGCCTTCCTGCAGCTGCTCAACGCGCTACGGGAAGGCGAAGCCGACGGAAACACGCCTGACTCGGCGCTGGAGCGGCTCGTGCTGGTTAGCCCCACCGACCGTGGAGGCAGCAACGGCGGCGCCGCCAGGGGCCCTGGACTGACGCTAGGTGAGTTGATTCTTGGGCCCGGGCTAGACCTGCTGCTGGAGTACCTTGCGGAGACCGACCCGAGTCGGCAAGGCACCCTGCCGGCGAAGAAGGAGGCCGTGGCCGCCATGCCTACGGTCAAGATGGCCGCGGCCGTCACGTGCCCGGTGTGCCTGGACGAGTTCGAGGTCGGCGGCGAGGCCAGGGAGATGCCCTGCAAGCACAGGTTCCACGACGAGTGCATCGTGCCGTGGCTGGAGACGCACAGCTCctgccccgtgtgcaggtaccagCTGCCCACGGACGAGGCCGCGGTCATGGAGCCGGCCGGCAGTGCCAATGGCGGCGATCAGGAAATGGTAAGCGCGTCCGGTGCCGGGAGTGcaagcgaaggcggcggcgatgaCGACGGAGGAGGCAGTGGTGGCAGGCGGCGGTGGCTTGCTCGTCCTTTTGCCCGGTTGTTCTCGCGCAGATGGAACGGgggctcctcgtcgtcgtcgtcaagaTGA